A stretch of DNA from Thermoleophilaceae bacterium:
AGCGTGCGGAAGCGGGCGAACGCCTCAGCCTGGCCGCGCCGCGCCTCGAACTCGGCGGCGTGGCTCACCGCAGCGGACAGCATCATCGAGAGCATCTCCATCGTGCGGCGGTCGTTCTCGCTGAGCCGCTCCTGCTCCGACTTCTTCATCACGTTCAGCGTCCCGATCACCTCCGCACCACGGAATAGCGGCACGCAGATCAGCGAGCGGTCGCCCACCTTCGCGCGCAGCTCCTGGTTGATGCGAGGATCGGACGGCGTGTCCTCGATGAGGATCGGCTGGCCGCTCTCGATCGCGTGCCTCGCCACCGAGCCGGAGAGCGGCCGCTTGGCATCGAAGGCGGTCGCGGCGATGCCCGTGGCCGCGCGGGTGTGAAGGGTGTCGCCGCCCTCGAGGAGGTTGACCATCGCGCCGTCGGCGCGCGTGATCGCCTGCGAGCGCTCGGCCACGAGCTGCATCACAGCCTGCAGGTCGCCCGCCGCTCCGGCGATGTCCCGCTGCGTCTCGACGATGAGCGAAAGTCGCTCAGCGCTGTTTCGGTTGTGGCCGGACATCGTGTCTCACTTGACTACGAATCCAGCCGAGAGCCGCAAGATGCGGCAGTCCTCTTCCCCATGCCCAGTCTGATCGGCAATAGCGAAGCTTTTCTTGAGCGGAAACGCGCCAAGATGGCGCGCGCGGTCAGACTCGCCGGAGCGTCGTCTCGTTTCTAAGTCGCGCGCGCGTGCGAGGCTTGAGCGTGCGCGCAGCCGCGCGAACGCGCTCCGTGGCAGAGCGTGGGCCCTGCGCCCTCCGCAGATCCAGCTCGGCACCGCACAGCGCGCACCCGGCCGCGAACGCCGACACGGGCTCGCCGCACTCGGGGCACCGATGGGGTGATCTCATGGAGCGACCGTAACGGCCCTTCTTCAAGGGGGGCGAAATTTCGGCGTGCGCGACTTAAAGATGTGTGACCCGCATCAGCCGCTACCCCCTGCTCGAGCTCGAGACGGGCATCCGCATGCACCTCGCCCATACCTGGCGCGCGCGGCTGCTCGGGCTCGCGCTCATGCGTGACCTTCATCCGGACCACGCGCTGGTGATCCCGCACTGCACGTCAGTGCACACGTTCGGCATGCGCTTCCCGATCGACGTGGTGTTCGTGGACCGCGATTGGCTGCCGATCTACATCGAGTACAACGTGGGACCGCGCCGCGTCCTGCGGAGCCGCTTCGCGCGCTCGGTGATCGAGGTGGCGGCGGGAGAGGCTGGGCGCCTGGCCGACGGGCTCAGGCTCCAACGAGCTCTCGTAGACGGAAGGTCAGCGCCGAGAGCGCCAGCTCCTCCGTTACGTTGAGCTGAAGCGAGCTGCGCGTGTCCTCGCAGGCCTCGGCCGCCTGACGCAGGCGCACGGGATCGCGATCCTCGGCGGCCGAGGCGAGGTCGGCGATGCGGTCGGTGGCGAGCACGGCGGCGTGCGCGCCGGCGGAGTCCGCCACCAGGTCGCGGAAGGTGAGTGCCGCCAGCTCCAGCCCCAGCTCCAGGATCTCGGTGCGCGCGCGGCGGCCGTCGCGCTTGGCCGTGTCGTCGAACTCGCGCTCGAGCGCGCTGCGCTCCCGGCCGCGGGGCTCCTGCTCGAGTCGCTCGCGCTTGCGCTCCTCCACGTCCGCCTCCGCGGCCTCGCGCCGCTCCTCGGCGCGCTGCAGCAGCCCGCGCCACGGCTCCTCCATGTGGATCGCACCGAGCCCGTCGAACACGAGCCGCTCCACCTCGCCGCGCAGCGCCATCCCTTCGCCCGAGGCGAGGAAGCGGGCGCGGGACGCATTGCCGAGCGACAGCCGCGCCGAGGCGCGCGCCCGCTCGGGCTCCACGCCTTCCTCCTCGAGCAGCTCGGCGATGCGTTCCGCCGGCAGCGGGTCGAAGCGGACGAGCTGACAGCGCGACACCACCGTCTCGAGCACCCGGCCGAGCTGGTCGGTGAGCAGGATCAGGTGCACGAACTCGGGCGGCTCCTCCAGCGTCTTCAGCAGCCGGTTGGCCACCTCGTCGTTCATCGTGTCCACCCGCTCGAGCACGAACACGCGCCGCTTCGACTCGAACGGCGTGCGGCCCGCGGCCCCCACCACCGGCCCCTCCACGTCGCTCACGCGCATCACGTGCGCTCCCGTTGGGCGCACCCACGTGAGGTCCGGATGGGTACCGTGCAGCGCGCGCGTGCGGGCGCCCTCCCGATCCTCCTCGCCCTCCGCGAGCAGTTCGGCGGCGAGCGCGCGGGCGGCTGTGCGCTTGCCGGTGCCGGGCGGGCCGTGGAAGAGATAGGCGTGCGACGGGCTGCCCGACGCGAGCCCCGAGCCCAGCACCATCCGCGCGTGCGGGTGCTCCTCGGTGCCCGCGAGCTGCGGAACCTCGGCGGTCACGCTCGCGCTCCAGCCGACTGGCGTGCCTGCTGCACGGCGGCGAGCACTTCGGCGTGCACCTCGTGCGACGGGCGGTCGGCGTCGATGATCCGCCAGCGCTGTGTATCGGCGGCCGCAAGCTCGCTGTAGGCGTCGAACACGGCCTTCTGAAGCGAGTCGCCCTCGTCCTCGAAGCGATCGAGCTGGCCTGCACGCTCCGCGGCACGCGCCAGGTCGATCGACAGCAGGAAGGTGAGGTCCGGGAGCAGCCCAGCGGTGGCGAAGCTGTTGATCTGCTCGACGTCCTCCACCCCGAGCCCGCGCGCGATGCCCTGGTAGGCGAGCGACGAGTCGAGGAAGCGATCCGACACCACCACCTTCCCGGCTTCGAGTGCCGGGCGGATCACCTGCGCCACCAGCTCGGCGCGCGCGGCGGCGAACAGGAGCGCCTCCGTCTCCGGAGAGATCTGCACGGCGGGGTCCTTGAGCAGATCCCGCAGCCGCTCCCCCACCTCCGTGCCGCCCGGCTCGCGGACCGCCACGGCCTCGTCGCGCAGCGCGTCCACGAGCATCCGCGCCTGGGTCGTCTTGCCAGAGCGATCGATGCCTTCGAAGGTGACGAAGAGGCCGGCCATGGGCGGTCGAAGCTACCAGCGCGAGTGGCGGCTCGAAGTATCGAGGCTCGAGTATCGAGGCGCGACCCGCGATCCTCGATACCCGATACTCGAGACTCACCGCTACGATCCGCGCCCTATGAAAGCGCTCGTTACCGGCGGCGCCGGCTTCATCGGGTCGAATCTCGTCGACGCTCTGCTCGATCGCGGCGACGAGGTGACGATCGTCGACAACCTCTCCACGGGGCGGCGCGAGAACATCCAGGACGCGCTCGCAAACGGGGCGCGGCTCGTGGAGGCGGACCTGCGAGACGCCGAGGCGATCCGGGACGTCGTGGCCCAGGCGCAGCCCGAGACCATCTTCCACCTGGCGGCCCAGATCGACGTTCGCAAGTCGGTCGCCGATCCCACGTTCGACGCCGGCATCAACGTGCTCGGCACGATCAACATGCTCGCCGCGGCACAGGCCGCGGGCGTGCGCAGGTTCATCAACAGCTCAACCGGCGGGGCGATCTACGGCGAGGGCCGCGTGATCCCCGCGCCCGAGACGCATCCGGCTGAGCCGGAGTCGGGCTACGGCCAGTCGAAGCTGGCGGCCGAGGGCTACTGCGGGCTCTTCCGCCGCCTGCACGGCCTGTCGACCGTGTCGCTCCGCTATGGCAACGTCTACGGCCCGCGGCAGGATCCGCTCGGCGAGGCCGGCGTGATCGCGATCTTCTGCGGGAAGCTGAACGACGGCGGGAAGCCCACCGTGTTCGGCGACGGCCTGCAGACGCGCGACTACATCTACGTCGGCGACGTGGTGTCCGCAAACCTCGCCGCCGCCGGCTCAGACGCCGGCGGCTCCTTCAACATCGGCCTCGGCGTGCAGAGCACGGTGCTCGACATCATCGACGTCCTGCGCAGGCTCGGCGGGCGCGACGACTTCGAGGCCGAGCACGCTCCCGAGCGCCCCGGCGAGGTCATGCACATCGCCCTCGACGCAACACGCGCGCGCGAGGAGCTTGGGTGGGAGCCGAAGGTGCAGCTCGAGGAGGGCCTCGAGCGCACGCTCGCCTCGATCAGGGAGTGATGTCGGCGCCGGTTGTGGTTCTGATCGTGATCGCGGCGCTGGTGGTCGCGGTGGCCGTGTTCGTGGTCGCCGGCGGCGCCGAGCGGCGCGGCCGCGCCGCCGATCTCGCGGCCGAGTTCTGGGACTGGCTCAAGCTCGGGCGCTAGGGCAAGAGGGCCGCGGCGCTCGTCCTAGTCGCCGGTTGGCACTACAGCGACCGGCTCCACCATCAGCACGGTGGTCCGTACCGGCGCGCTCGTCTTGTGCATCACGCCTCGCGGCACGGTGTAGCCCTGCTGCGGCTTGAGCCGCACGGTGTCCTCGCCCTCCACCTCGAGGACGAGCTCGCCGGCGAGCACGAGGAAGAACTCGTCGTCGGCGTCGTGCTTGTGCCAGTGGAACTCGCCCTCGAGAACCCCGAGCCGCACCACCGAGTCGTTCACCGTGGTGAGCGTCTGGTTGAACCACGGCTCGTGGGCCGCCGCCTCGGCCGCGACGTCGATCAACGTGAGGGAGCCGAACTTGTCGTCTGTGTGGATGTCGTAGTCCTGGGCCATGCCAGGACGCTACCCGGCTGTGTTCGACCTGGCCACCGCCGCCGCCCATTCCTTGCCACACCTGTCCGCAAGGGCGATGAGCTCGGGAGAGTCCGGGGCCGGTGGCTCGTCGGGAAAGGCGCCGCGCAGGTAGGAGTCGAGCGCGATGAAGCCCATCTCCCAGCCGGTGCCCATCCCCCAGATGCCCGTCTCCGGATCGTTCAGGACCGGATCGACCTGGCGGCCCGCCAGCTCGACCGTGTCCGACACCGGGGCGTGCTCCAGCTCGAGCACCGTCCTCTCCGGCCCCTCGTCGAGCAGCCGCAGTCGCACCTCGCTCGGCGGCCGGTCGCCAAACGCCCATGTCACGCGCAGAAGCCGAGGCGGATCGCACTCCAGAATGTCGCCGCCGGCGTTGCCCTGGATCTGGAAGCGGCCGCCCTCGCGCAGGTCCCCGCTCACGGGCGCGAAGAAGCGTCCCAGCCGCTCCGGGGTGGTGCACGCGTCCCACACGTCCTCGATCGCCGCGGGGTAGGTCCGCCGCAGCGTCAGCGTGCGCCCGCCCGGCGCGCGGCCGATGTCTCGCCGCGTGTCACCCATCGACCACGTCTCGTCGCTCACTGCTCTTTTCTCCTTCGTCTTGACGATTTGCCACGCGCAAGCTCGGTGTCGAGCGCGTCAAGGCGCTGCTCCCAGAACGGCCGGTAGCGACCGAGCCACTCGTCCACCTCCCTCAGGGGTGCGCCGTCGACCGAGTACAGACGGCGGGCACCGTCCGGGCGCACATTCGCGAAGCCGTGATCGCGCAGCACGCGCAGGTGCTGAGACACCGCCGGCTGCGTGATCTTGAACTCGGCCTCCACCGCCGCGCTCACCTCGCCGGCGGAGCGCTCGCCTTCCGCGAGCAGCTCGAGGATGCGGCGGCGCACGGGGTCACCCAGGACGTCGAACGCGTGCATGCTCGTCTAAATATTTCAGACGTTACTTATATAAGTCAAGCCTGATTTCTGTCGACCCCGCAAACAGCGGGGAGAGCGCGGATGGGTCCCTCAAAACCGCCCCACCCGCGTGGCAAGATGGCCCCGTGCCCGAACTTCCCGCTATGTCCACCACAATATGTTGTGGTCGGGGCAGGAATCGAGCACTACAGCTAGTAGAATTAGGGGCCGAATGCGCTGTCCGTACTGCCATTTCGACTCCACCCGCGTAGTGGACTCGCGCCTCGCCGAGCCGGGCGACTCGATTCGCCGCCGCCGTGAGTGCGCGAGCTGCGGCGAGCGCTTCACCACGTACGAGCGCGTGGAGGGGCCGATGCTGATCGTGGACAAGCGCGACGGCCGCCGCGAGCAGTTCGACCGGGACAAGCTGATCCGCGGAATGCTCCGCTCCACGAACAAGCGGCCTGTCGAGGTGAGCGATCTCGAGGAGCTCGCCGACAGGATCGCCGGCGAGGCGCGGCGCCGCGGCGGTCGCGTGGACGCCGAGTGGATCGGCGAGCGCGTGCTGCGCGGACTCGCGCGGCTCGACCGCGTCTCGGCGCTGCTCTTCGCCTCCATCTACAGAAGCTTTGAGGACCTCTCGGACTTCGAGTCCGAGCTCGAACGTCTCAAGTCAGAGCCGGTGCTCGGCGATGACCAACTCCCACTCGTCCTTCCGTCCGACCCCCGTGAGAGGGTCGGAACTTCCCCCTCGGGCACGTCCCGCGGGCAGGAAGGAGAACTCGAATCCGTTAGGAGAGGACATGCCGGACACCCGTAGCGCCCCCGACACCACCACCACCTTCGCGACGAAGGGCGTCAGAGTGGAGCGGCGCTACACCGAACCCGGTGTGCACCCATTCGACCTGGTCGATTGGGAGATCCGGGACGCGGAGGTCGGCAAGTTCAAGCAGGAGCGGGTGGAGTTCCCGAAGAGCTGGTCGCAGAACGCCACGAACATCGTCGCGCAGAAGTACTTCCGCGGGCAGCTCGGCTCGCCGGAGCGCGAGTCGTCGGTCAAGCAGATGGTCGGCCGCGTTGCGGGCACGATCGCCGGCTGGGGCCGGGAGCTCGGCTACTTCTCCACCGACGAGGATGCTGATGCGTTCGAGATGGAGCTCACGCACATCCTCGTCAACCAGATCGCGGCGTTCAACTCGCCGGTCTGGTTCAACGTGGGCTTCGAGGAGCAGCCGCAGTGCTCGGCCTGCTTCATCCTCTCGGTCGACGACACGATGGAGTCCATCCTCGCCTGGAACACCAAGGAGGGGATGATCTTCCGCGGCGGGTCGGGCTCCGGGATCAACCTGTCGAACATCCGCGGCTCGATGGAGCCGCTCAAGAAGGGCGGGCTGGCTTCCGGTCCCGTGTCGTTCATGCGCGGCGCGGACGCGTGGGCCGGCACGATCAAGTCGGGCGGCAAGACGCGGCGCGCGGCGAAGATGGTCGTGCTCGACATCGACCACCCCGACATCCTCGACTTCATCTGGTGCAAGGCGCGCGAGGAGGAGAAGGCGGCAGCGCTGCGCGACGCCGGCT
This window harbors:
- a CDS encoding DUF192 domain-containing protein; this encodes MTRISRYPLLELETGIRMHLAHTWRARLLGLALMRDLHPDHALVIPHCTSVHTFGMRFPIDVVFVDRDWLPIYIEYNVGPRRVLRSRFARSVIEVAAGEAGRLADGLRLQRALVDGRSAPRAPAPPLR
- a CDS encoding AAA family ATPase, which produces MTAEVPQLAGTEEHPHARMVLGSGLASGSPSHAYLFHGPPGTGKRTAARALAAELLAEGEEDREGARTRALHGTHPDLTWVRPTGAHVMRVSDVEGPVVGAAGRTPFESKRRVFVLERVDTMNDEVANRLLKTLEEPPEFVHLILLTDQLGRVLETVVSRCQLVRFDPLPAERIAELLEEEGVEPERARASARLSLGNASRARFLASGEGMALRGEVERLVFDGLGAIHMEEPWRGLLQRAEERREAAEADVEERKRERLEQEPRGRERSALEREFDDTAKRDGRRARTEILELGLELAALTFRDLVADSAGAHAAVLATDRIADLASAAEDRDPVRLRQAAEACEDTRSSLQLNVTEELALSALTFRLRELVGA
- the tmk gene encoding dTMP kinase, producing the protein MAGLFVTFEGIDRSGKTTQARMLVDALRDEAVAVREPGGTEVGERLRDLLKDPAVQISPETEALLFAAARAELVAQVIRPALEAGKVVVSDRFLDSSLAYQGIARGLGVEDVEQINSFATAGLLPDLTFLLSIDLARAAERAGQLDRFEDEGDSLQKAVFDAYSELAAADTQRWRIIDADRPSHEVHAEVLAAVQQARQSAGARA
- a CDS encoding SDR family NAD(P)-dependent oxidoreductase, translated to MKALVTGGAGFIGSNLVDALLDRGDEVTIVDNLSTGRRENIQDALANGARLVEADLRDAEAIRDVVAQAQPETIFHLAAQIDVRKSVADPTFDAGINVLGTINMLAAAQAAGVRRFINSSTGGAIYGEGRVIPAPETHPAEPESGYGQSKLAAEGYCGLFRRLHGLSTVSLRYGNVYGPRQDPLGEAGVIAIFCGKLNDGGKPTVFGDGLQTRDYIYVGDVVSANLAAAGSDAGGSFNIGLGVQSTVLDIIDVLRRLGGRDDFEAEHAPERPGEVMHIALDATRAREELGWEPKVQLEEGLERTLASIRE
- a CDS encoding cupin domain-containing protein, with translation MAQDYDIHTDDKFGSLTLIDVAAEAAAHEPWFNQTLTTVNDSVVRLGVLEGEFHWHKHDADDEFFLVLAGELVLEVEGEDTVRLKPQQGYTVPRGVMHKTSAPVRTTVLMVEPVAVVPTGD
- a CDS encoding SRPBCC family protein, which produces MSDETWSMGDTRRDIGRAPGGRTLTLRRTYPAAIEDVWDACTTPERLGRFFAPVSGDLREGGRFQIQGNAGGDILECDPPRLLRVTWAFGDRPPSEVRLRLLDEGPERTVLELEHAPVSDTVELAGRQVDPVLNDPETGIWGMGTGWEMGFIALDSYLRGAFPDEPPAPDSPELIALADRCGKEWAAAVARSNTAG
- a CDS encoding metalloregulator ArsR/SmtB family transcription factor — protein: MHAFDVLGDPVRRRILELLAEGERSAGEVSAAVEAEFKITQPAVSQHLRVLRDHGFANVRPDGARRLYSVDGAPLREVDEWLGRYRPFWEQRLDALDTELARGKSSRRRRKEQ
- the nrdR gene encoding transcriptional regulator NrdR translates to MRCPYCHFDSTRVVDSRLAEPGDSIRRRRECASCGERFTTYERVEGPMLIVDKRDGRREQFDRDKLIRGMLRSTNKRPVEVSDLEELADRIAGEARRRGGRVDAEWIGERVLRGLARLDRVSALLFASIYRSFEDLSDFESELERLKSEPVLGDDQLPLVLPSDPRERVGTSPSGTSRGQEGELESVRRGHAGHP